From a region of the Panicum virgatum strain AP13 chromosome 2K, P.virgatum_v5, whole genome shotgun sequence genome:
- the LOC120672559 gene encoding F-box protein At1g47056-like has product MGQCPSAPRRRKAPPPFPPPAFPAPTPPPPPPLLASFAGEDHTADLPEELLALVFGLLGSGDRKRCTLVCRRWLAAEAASRLRLALDARAPLLADSALPRLLARFPAVSKLALKCDRRAESVGDPALALVADRLGPGLRRLKLRALRAVTDDGVAALATAAANLRKLSVGSCAFGAKGIEAVLLSCLHLEELSIKRLRGLADSEPIAVSGPRLQSLSLKELYNGQCFSCLITQSPNLKTLKIIRCSGDWDPVLQDVPRDSPIAELHLEKLQVSDRGVAALFGLEVLYLAKAPEVTDVGLAALAAKSPRLRKLHVDGWKANRIGDHGLAAVAQKCASLQELVLIGVNLTYSSLELIGTNCPILERLALCGSDTFGDAEISCVAAKCAALRKLCIKACPVSDAGMDKLAKGCPRLVKVKVKKCRRVTSECAERLRASRNGALAVNFDTPGGAGELQDARSIDESGVLDNAGSDVPPEDLDDQIGPDLSSGSSGRPSRWKARMGALMPRSLSVSIFRRQPCGASYSSHES; this is encoded by the coding sequence atggGCCAGTGcccctccgccccgcgccgccgcaaggCCCCGCCTCCgttcccgccgccggccttccccgcgccgacaccgccgccgccgccgccgctcctcgcctcctTCGCTGGGGAGGACCACACCGCCGACCTCCCCGAGGAGCTCCTCGCCCTCGTCTtcggcctcctcggctccgGCGACCGCAAGCGCTGCACCCTCGTCTGCCGCCGCTggctcgccgccgaggccgcctcccgcctccgcctcgcgctcGACGCCCgggcgccgctcctcgccgactccgcgctgccccgcctcctcgcgcgCTTCCCCGCCGTCTCCAAGCTCGCGCTCAAGTGCGACCGCCGCGCCGAGAGCGTGGGCGACCCGGCCCTCGCGCTCGTCGCCGACCGCCTCGGCCCGGGCCTGCGCCGCCTCAAGCTGCGCGCCCTGCGCGCCGTCACCGACGACGGGGTCGCcgcgctcgccaccgccgccgccaacctccGCAAGCTCTCCGTCGGCTCCTGCGCCTTCGGGGCCAAGGGAATCGAGGCTGTCCTCCTCTCCTGCCTCCACCTCGAGGAGCTCTCCATCAAACGCCTCCGCGGCCTCGCCGACTCGGAGCCCATCGCCGTCTCCGGCCCACGCCTCCAGTCTCTGTCCCTCAAGGAGCTCTACAACGGCCAGTGCTTCTCCTGTTTGATCACCCAGTCTCCCAACCTTAAAACCCTCAAGATTATCCGATGCTCCGGCGACTGGGACCCCGTGCTCCAGGACGTCCCAAGAGATTCCCCCATAGCTGAGCTCCACCTTGAGAAGCTGCAGGTCAGCGACCGTGGTGTAGCCGCCTTGTTTGGGCTCGAGGTCCTCTACCTCGCAAAGGCACCTGAGGTTACGGATGTGGGGTTAGCTGCGCTTGCTGCCAAGTCACCACGCCTCCGCAAGCTGCATGTTGATGGATGGAAGGCAAACAGGATTGGTGACCATGGGCTCGCTGCTGTGGCGCAGAAATGCGCCAGCTTGCAGGAATTGGTCCTCATTGGCGTGAATTTGACATATTCCAGTCTTGAATTGATTGGCACCAACTGTCCCATCCTGGAGCGGCTTGCACTATGTGGTTCTGACACGTTTGGAGATGCGGAGATCTCATGTGTTGCGGCCAAATGTGCTGCCTTGCGTAAGCTGTGCATCAAGGCGTGTCCGGTGTCTGATGCGGGGATGGATAAGCTTGCCAAAGGCTGCCCACGCCTTGTCAAGGTTAAGGTGAAGAAGTGCCGCCGGGTGACGTCTGAGTGTGCTGAGCGTCTCCGGGCTAGCAGGAATGGAGCACTTGCTGTCAATTTTGACACGCCAGGCGGTGCTGGTGAGTTGCAGGATGCTCGGAGCATTGATGAGAGTGGCGTGCTGGACAATGCTGGGAGTGATGTACCACCAGAGGATTTGGATGATCAGATAGGACCTGACCTCTCAAGTGGGAGCAGCGGCAGACCTTCAAGATGGAAGGCACGGAtgggtgctttgatgccaaggAGCTTGTCTGTTTCCATATTCCGAAGACAGCCGTGTGGAGCCTCCTATTCAAGCCATGAGTCATGA
- the LOC120672575 gene encoding uncharacterized protein LOC120672575: MAAPPSPPPRSDEELDQSSQDHGADALHHAAGVTRQVDGLRRRRQVLPAADHRESGGARAGGGPLVRFAEASVLRMLDFLDTALNDDQAAAETLPGMLQVYTYVVDDSPSPAMFKEAQGTATIFDAMNGVFLRKRSKLSDAVWSMVEKVRASFMADDCWRRRRGGDGGREGRRPAVCLAYASEWTRLRKVGSALSVEPEPCNRLNT, from the coding sequence ATGGCTGCGCCTCCCTCCCCCCCTCCTCGATCTGATGAAGAGCTGGATCAAAGCTCTCAAGACCATGGTGCAGATGCTTTGCATCATGCGGCTGGAGTTACGCGCCAAGTGGatggcctccggcggcggcgtcaggtACTTCCTGCTGCTGACCACCGGGAAAGTGGCGGAgcgcgagcaggaggcggcccACTCGTGCGATTCGCGGAGGCGAGTGTCCTCAGGATGCTTGATTTCCTGGACACTGCTCTAAATGAtgaccaggcggcggcggagacgctCCCGGGGATGCTGCAGGTGTACACCTACGTCGTGGAtgactcgccgtcgccggccatgTTCAAAGAGGCTCAGGGCACCGCCACCATATTCGACGCCATGAACGGCGTCTTCCTGCGGAAGAGGAGCAAGCTGAGCGACGCCGTATGGAGCATGGTGGAGAAGGTCAGAGCTTCCTTCATGGCGGACGACTGCTGGAGAAGAAGGCGTGGAGGCGACGGCGGACgcgaagggcggcggccggccgtgtGCTTGGCGTATGCTAGCGAATGGACGAGGCTGCGTAAGGTCGGCTCGGCCTTATCAGTTGAGCCAGAGCCATGTAATCGGCTCAACACGTAG
- the LOC120672524 gene encoding type I inositol polyphosphate 5-phosphatase 2 isoform X5 codes for MRAHRGKHSESFWPSTVMKKWLNIRPKLNDFSEDEFDTGSEDNDLFSDGSDFGDDSFFEIHGNKYVISKSLGEKSIPPVRRLQRKSESLRVNYMSNKDVRVMTGTWNVAGRAPSDDLDLDQWLCTQEPADLYVLGFQEVVPLSAGNVLGTEDNRPIRKWEALIRQTLNRSQQPKTICKSYSAPLSPLLRPVGSGGHEYMKTKPEDEVIGSLTQFRDWQTSTTELRCNWLDGTSPLDWPEYPLDTPSKVLVSGTGLRRVLSLGLFSTNFVEHPQSLELKDVDLQARIRRQYHSLGNLSMLWSEQEKLDVLNSLDHISDLMSEEDSPSVSTVEECATPGKRGSSKHRANYVRIVSKQMVGIYVSVWVSRKLRRHVNNLEVSPVGVGLLGYMGNKGSISISMSIFQTRLCFVCSHLASGHKSGDQQKRNADVYEILHRTRFSSLCAAGRPQNIPSHDRIFWFGDLNYRIDLPDAEVRHLVAMNS; via the exons ATGAGAGCCCATAGAGGAAAACATTCAGAG TCATTTTGGCCTTCAACTGTGATGAAAAAATGGCTAAACATCAGGCCAAAGTTAAATGATTTCAGTGAAGACGAGTTTGATACAGGCAGCGAAGATAATG ATCTTTTCTCAGATGGTAGTGACTTTGGAGACGATAGCTTCTTTGAGATACATGGCAATAAATACGTGATAAGCAAATCATTAG GAGAAAAATCAATTCCCCCTGTGCGCAGGCTTCAGAGAAAATCAGAGAGTTTACGTGTAAACTACATGAGTAACAAAGATGTGAG GGTGATGACAGGAACATGGAATGTTGCTGGAAGAGCGCCTAGTGATGACCTTGATCTTGATCAGTGGCTTTGTACCCAAGAGCCAGCAGACTTGTATGTTTTAGG TTTCCAGGAAGTGGTCCCATTAAGCGCTGGTAATGTCCTGGGAACAGAGGACAATAGACCAATAAGGAAATGGGAGGCTCTTATCCGCCAAACACTTAACAGGTCTCAGCAACCCAAGACAATCTGCAAAAGCTACAGTGCTCCACTGTCACCATTACTAAGACCTGTTGGTTCAGGTGGACATGAATATATGAAAACCAAACCTGAAGATGAAGTGATAGGAAGTTTAACTCAGTTTAGAGATTGGCAAACTAGTACAACTGAGCTTCGTTGCAACTGGTTGGATGGCACCAGCCCATTGGACTGGCCAGAATATCCTCTGGACACTCCATCAAAGGTTTTGGTATCAGGTACAGGGTTGAGGCGGGTCTTGAGTTTGGGTCTATTTAGCACCAACTTTGTGGAACACCCTCAAAGTCTTGAGCTAAAGGATGTAGATTTGCAAGCTCGGATCAGAAGGCAGTATCATAGCTTGGGAAATCTTAGCATGTTATGGTCTGAACAGGAGAAGCTTGATGTTTTAAATTCGCTTGATCACATATCTGATTTGATGTCAGAAGAAGACTCACCTTCTGTTAGCACTGTTGAGGAATGCGCTACTCCTGGGAAAAGAGGATCTTCAAAGCACCGTGCAAACTATGTGCGCATTGTTAGCAAACAAATGGTTGGTATATATGTTTCTGTATGGGTGTCTCGAAAATTGAGGCGGCACGTTAACAACTTGGAGGTATCACCAGTTGGGGTTGGACTACTGGGCTACATGGGCAACAAG GGATCGATTTCCATCAGTATGTCTATTTTCCAGACTCGATTGTGCTTTGTCTgctcccatcttgcatcaggtCATAAATCAGGGGATCAGCAAAAAAGGAATGCTGATGTGTATGAGATTTTACATAGGACAAGGTTTTCTTCCTTGTGTGCTGCTGGTCGTCCACAAAATATTCCTTCACATGA